The Candidatus Nanopelagicales bacterium region CATCCGGATAGTCCAGCTCCTGCGGCGTGGCGCCCGCAGGAGCGCCGACGATGGAGTAGGGCGGCGACATCTCCCCGAAGTACACGCGCGGCTGTTCGATGTCGAGCCTGCCGACCGGCGGCACGTCACGTTCGAAGAAGTCGGGCTTGCCGTCCTTGAGGATCGTGTTGTCGTATGCGGAAACGAATCCGAATCCGTGCGTGTACACGGTCTTGTCGTTGGTCCAGTTGCGCTGGCCGTCAGGAATCCCGGCCTGGTTCAGCTCGCGGACCGAAACGACTGCCCCCTGCGGAGTGCCACTGGTCAGCGGGTAGCGGTCGATGTTCAACGCGTCGGGGAAGGCGTAGTAGCCGCGGATCTGCTGTAACTGCCGGAAGGTCGGGCTGATGATCGCGGGGTCAAGGAGCCGGATGTTCTTCAGAGTCCCCTTGTCCGTCTTCAGGACAGCGTCAGGAGCAACCAGCTTGCCTGGATAGTCCTGGACCTCAGAGCCGTCCAGACCGTACGAGGTGCGCGTGGCGGTGATGTTGTTCTGGATGTACGGGCGTTCCCGCACCTCCTCGGTCGGGCTGACCTGGAAGGTCTGCACGATCGCGGGATAGAGCCACCCGATGACGATGCTCGACAGCACGAGCAACGCCAGCCCGATCAGAGGCAGCGCCCAGCGGCGGCGAGTGGCTCCGATGAACAGCAGGATCGCGACGATCAGTGAGGCGAACATTAGGATGGTCTTACCCGGCAGGATCGCGTTCGCGTCGACATACTTCATGCCCGTGAACCCTGACCCCTGAACGAGTGACTGGCTCGCGGTGGCCAGCTCGAACCGGTCCAGCCAGTATGAGCCTGCCTTCACGATCAGCAGTACGCCCGCCAGTATCCCCAGGTGAGTCTGCGCCGCGGGCGAGATCCCGCGGTCCGACCCCTGGACCCGCAAGCCGCCGTACAGGTAGTGCACAGCTACGGCGGTGACCAGGGAGAGAAGCAGCAAGGCGAACAGGAAGCCCAAGAGGAACCGGAGCCACGGGACCTGGAAGACGAAGAACCCGATGTCAACTCCGAACACGGGGTCCGTTTGCCCGAAATCGCCACCCTCACGCCACATCTGGTAGGTGGGCCATTCGGCTGCCGCGGACAGTCCGGTCATCAGCCCCAAGAACGCGCAGCCTCCTGCGGCCAGGATCAAGCGATACGGCTCCAGGGATGCCCGGTAGCGCTGCAAAGAGACCTGCTCGGGCGTCATCCTGGCGAAAGTCGGCCTGGACCGGAAGGCGATGGCCGCGTTGATGCCGATAACCGCGCCCATCACGGCGCCGAAGACCACGAAGAGACCTATCTGGGTAGTCAGAGTTGTCGTGAAGACCGACGTCTTGTCGACCGAGTCGAACCAGAGCCAGTCGGAGTAGATGCCGACGAACACGATGAATAGCAGCACGAGTCCGCCCAGAACCAGCAGGGTGGGCGCCAGAGCGCGGCTTCGGCCCGGAGGCTCGGCGACGTCGGTGCGACCATATGGGCCGGGCCCGCTGCCTGATGCGCTTCCCGGCATTTCAAACGACATAGCGCCGAGCCTAACGCGCTGTAGGCGACGCGAGAGAGGCCGGGCAAGTCGGAAGCTCATCGCCGGACTGCCAACGTTTGATCGCGTCCACGGCTTCGGACAGGGTCGAGACTGGGACGATGGGCAGCTCCGGCTGCTGGGCTCCCACGACGTCATCGCAGTTACCGGCGGGTGCGAGGAATAGCTGAACCCCGGCTCGGGAGGCCGCCAGGATCTTCTTGTCTATCCCGCCGATCTCGCCGACTTCCCCGTTGGGCTTGATCGTGCCGGTGCCAGCGACCTGGCGCCCGGCGAGCAGGTCTTCGGGGGTGAGCTTGTCGACTATCGCGACGGCCAGCATCAGTCCCGCGCTTGGGCCTCCAATGTCCGGTAGGGAGAGGACCGGCTTGAAGTTCGACACGTACTGTCCCCCGACGGTGATTCCGATGATGGCGCGATCTGAATCGTCGGGGCTGGCGGTCGTCTTGATCGTCTCGTCCAACCTCTGGCCGCCTCGCTCGACCCGCAGGTTTAGCTCGTTGCCTGGAGGGCGGCTGGACACCTGCTTCGCGACTTGTCCGGAGCTGGAAACGCGGTGACCGTCCACTGATCGGATCACGTCGCCGGGTTGGAGCTTGCCGTCGGACGGGGATCCGGGTTTGACGCTGGACACCACGGCGTCGGTCACGGGGCGGTGCAGGTAGTTGGCGGCCGCGGCGAGAGCATCGGATTGGGATTGGCTGAAGACTTGTTGTTCGAGGGCTCGTTCCTCCTGGCCTGGGTCCCCGCTTGGGTACCTCGCCTGGACAGGCAGGACGGTCACGTCCGGTGTGAGTAGTCCCCAGATGGCTGTCGCGACGGAGATGCTCCCGGAGGGCCCGCCGGCCTCAGCGACGGTCGTCATGTCGAGCTCACCGGTCGTGGGGTAAGAGCGGGTGCCCTCGATCTTGAGCACTGGCTCGCCGTCGTGCTCCCCGAGTATGTCGAAGACTGGACCAGGCGCCAGAGTCACGAAAGGGGCTGGGGCGATGACCGCTGTGCCAGCGACGGCGACCAGGAGTATCCAGGCGCTGGCGTACCAGAACTGGCGCCGACTCATCTGTGGGCCTGGGCGTCGCGAGGGACCGGCGTGCGGCGCAGGGCCTTCTCCATCCTTGCCAGACGGCGAGCCCGGTCCGCGGAACTAAGGTCCCGCTTCCGGGACCGCGCAATGAACAACAAGGCGATGAGGCCACACGTCGCAAGCAAGATCGTCGCGGCCAGCCAGACGAGCGGCTCCACGCAGTTCCTCTCGCTCGATCAGACCCACAAGTATGCATCCAGATCCACATGTGGCCAACGCCATCGGCTC contains the following coding sequences:
- a CDS encoding UPF0182 family protein — encoded protein: MSFEMPGSASGSGPGPYGRTDVAEPPGRSRALAPTLLVLGGLVLLFIVFVGIYSDWLWFDSVDKTSVFTTTLTTQIGLFVVFGAVMGAVIGINAAIAFRSRPTFARMTPEQVSLQRYRASLEPYRLILAAGGCAFLGLMTGLSAAAEWPTYQMWREGGDFGQTDPVFGVDIGFFVFQVPWLRFLLGFLFALLLLSLVTAVAVHYLYGGLRVQGSDRGISPAAQTHLGILAGVLLIVKAGSYWLDRFELATASQSLVQGSGFTGMKYVDANAILPGKTILMFASLIVAILLFIGATRRRWALPLIGLALLVLSSIVIGWLYPAIVQTFQVSPTEEVRERPYIQNNITATRTSYGLDGSEVQDYPGKLVAPDAVLKTDKGTLKNIRLLDPAIISPTFRQLQQIRGYYAFPDALNIDRYPLTSGTPQGAVVSVRELNQAGIPDGQRNWTNDKTVYTHGFGFVSAYDNTILKDGKPDFFERDVPPVGRLDIEQPRVYFGEMSPPYSIVGAPAGATPQELDYPDDSSPTGQRNNTYEGTGGAAMGGLFNRLVFATKFQDPNILLSDLVNEDSRVLWDRDPRDRVSKVAPWLTLDSHPYPVVQDGRITWIVDGYTTSNQYPNASRTTLSEATSDAVTTTSRSISAQARTQVTYMRNSVKATVDAYDGTVTLYQWDETDPVAQTWMRVFPGTVQPKSDIPPSVLEHIRYPEDIFKVQRAIVSRYHVTDPSTFYSGGDVWIIPFDPTKPGASAYQAPYFLTLQMPGAREPSFSLTTSFSPSRRETLAAFMAANSTPGPDYGKIQILQMPRNTVIPGPTQVQSNFEADTVISSQLTLLRAGGSDVVPGNLLSLPVAEGMLYVEPIYVAAAGGQGYPLLQKVLASYGQAVVMADTVDEALTRVFNVTGDTSKESDKSTAQQKLAQALEDASKAYASGQAALAKGDFAAYGKAQEALKNALDRAAKANAEIQGKKPSVEAPNPDASPAPGEAPSQPQDESAGEQPDNEQGA
- a CDS encoding PDZ domain-containing protein gives rise to the protein MSRRQFWYASAWILLVAVAGTAVIAPAPFVTLAPGPVFDILGEHDGEPVLKIEGTRSYPTTGELDMTTVAEAGGPSGSISVATAIWGLLTPDVTVLPVQARYPSGDPGQEERALEQQVFSQSQSDALAAAANYLHRPVTDAVVSSVKPGSPSDGKLQPGDVIRSVDGHRVSSSGQVAKQVSSRPPGNELNLRVERGGQRLDETIKTTASPDDSDRAIIGITVGGQYVSNFKPVLSLPDIGGPSAGLMLAVAIVDKLTPEDLLAGRQVAGTGTIKPNGEVGEIGGIDKKILAASRAGVQLFLAPAGNCDDVVGAQQPELPIVPVSTLSEAVDAIKRWQSGDELPTCPASLASPTAR